Proteins from one Chitinophaga oryzae genomic window:
- a CDS encoding TlpA disulfide reductase family protein yields the protein MKKITTTIIGCLALTAFAYAQQKKPFVLNGTVTGQPDGKLYISYEDVADNRKFDSLTVKNGSFTLKGEIAGAAVAYVRSANREDSPATFVLMPGTQQFTAAGDKLSLGIVTGNNANEGVLELQQEKASIQQKYQSKLDSMRNEKDHEAAAAIRERLAPFFEGNDQADYHYFRKYPTSVLTAYLLRFHVADLSLEALQGYYDKLGATTQKTSFAQYIADEIKQLRQGSPGSTAADFTAKDIAGKDLSLHDYKGKYVLLDFWASWCVPCRKGNPHLKTLYSRYQPKGWEIIGIADDDRNENAWKTAVAKDDLPWKHVRRGLDMSRLKNNPKDISLKYGIHSLPTKILINPEGVIIGRYGSEGDELDKKLKEIYGE from the coding sequence ATGAAAAAGATCACCACTACTATCATCGGCTGTCTTGCGCTTACCGCCTTCGCTTATGCGCAGCAGAAAAAGCCATTTGTGCTGAACGGCACAGTTACCGGTCAGCCTGACGGTAAGCTCTATATATCGTATGAAGACGTTGCCGATAACAGGAAATTTGATTCGCTGACAGTCAAAAACGGCAGCTTTACCCTGAAAGGAGAGATCGCAGGAGCAGCAGTGGCATATGTGCGGTCTGCAAACAGGGAGGATAGTCCCGCCACGTTTGTGCTGATGCCCGGTACCCAGCAGTTCACCGCCGCAGGGGACAAGCTGAGCCTCGGCATCGTCACCGGTAACAATGCCAATGAAGGCGTTTTGGAGCTACAGCAGGAGAAAGCGTCCATCCAGCAGAAATATCAATCCAAACTGGATTCCATGCGGAATGAGAAAGATCATGAAGCGGCAGCGGCCATCCGGGAGCGGCTGGCGCCATTCTTTGAAGGCAACGACCAGGCCGACTACCACTATTTCCGGAAGTACCCGACGTCTGTGCTGACAGCCTACCTGTTGCGGTTTCATGTGGCAGATCTTTCCCTTGAAGCGTTGCAGGGATATTACGACAAACTCGGCGCCACCACCCAAAAGACCAGCTTTGCCCAATACATTGCAGACGAAATCAAACAGCTCCGCCAGGGTTCACCAGGGTCAACAGCCGCTGATTTTACCGCAAAGGATATAGCCGGTAAAGACCTGTCGCTGCATGACTATAAAGGAAAGTATGTGCTGCTCGATTTCTGGGCCAGCTGGTGTGTGCCTTGCAGGAAAGGCAATCCTCACCTCAAAACGCTGTATAGCCGCTACCAACCGAAAGGTTGGGAGATCATCGGCATCGCTGACGACGACAGGAATGAGAACGCCTGGAAGACAGCAGTAGCCAAAGACGATCTGCCGTGGAAGCATGTGCGGAGAGGGCTGGACATGTCCAGGTTAAAAAACAACCCGAAGGATATTTCATTGAAATACGGTATTCATTCACTGCCTACCAAAATCCTGATCAACCCCGAAGGCGTGATCATAGGGCGTTACGGCAGCGAAGGCGATGAGCTGGACAAGAAACTGAAAGAGATATACGGAGAGTAA
- a CDS encoding ATP-binding response regulator, with protein MKIAAYSDKPVSFFNTICLLLAVLSLTLGMAVFYLIDFAPAFYLELFVGVLFFCLPFLHRRIGVDNVILIFFIVLDAALVFYGIVLGPVSEIHLLAAFLMGASDLLITSRKLRNLFWAYVGLMVVLLEVNYSYHLVTPIAFSKSSMLAIRLIVVLTGTALNGIMLYFYIKQVRTMMAEQKKASEAKTRYLRETNHEIRTPLTSIMGIAEGLNENVAKLEKAVHPADKALVAAIRKETEHLQVASLLIREIINNQLDLAKIEEHQFNEVKNESFSLRECMNECILMLRPIASSRKINVVLNYDAQLPEYILSDSTILSKIINNLASNALKYAVKNSVVRFNVLKAGDHIHLETHNVSSLDPEQLHDIFLPFVSHAGKEHMVESTGLGLSITKQLVEKINGTITATNSSGTTSFLLVLPLKAGFKIQENVHPEPVDEIYQDYIILVLEDDKLNQASFRAAIKSMGATPYFAENGVEALELLKMITPDLIITDGKMPVMDGKNFLLALRATDDATRHIPAIVSSGETFLQEQEEFMAAGATDFLLKPFTRRELVDIIRKHLPSIKLTKPIP; from the coding sequence ATGAAAATTGCTGCCTATTCGGATAAACCAGTATCCTTTTTTAATACGATCTGTCTCCTGCTGGCCGTCCTGTCACTCACCCTTGGCATGGCCGTGTTTTACCTGATCGATTTTGCACCGGCCTTCTACCTCGAACTGTTTGTGGGAGTGCTGTTTTTTTGCCTGCCGTTCCTGCATCGCCGCATCGGCGTGGATAACGTTATCCTGATATTTTTTATAGTGCTCGACGCGGCACTGGTATTCTACGGTATCGTGCTGGGGCCTGTATCAGAAATACACCTGCTCGCCGCTTTCCTGATGGGCGCCTCCGACCTGCTGATAACCAGCCGGAAACTGCGGAACCTTTTCTGGGCTTATGTGGGATTAATGGTAGTATTGCTCGAGGTCAACTATTCCTATCATCTGGTTACCCCCATCGCCTTCAGCAAAAGCAGTATGCTGGCCATCCGGCTGATAGTAGTGCTTACCGGCACCGCGTTGAATGGCATCATGCTTTATTTCTATATCAAACAGGTACGTACCATGATGGCGGAACAGAAAAAGGCATCCGAAGCCAAAACCAGGTACCTGCGGGAAACCAACCATGAAATCAGGACACCGCTGACATCGATCATGGGTATCGCGGAAGGGCTCAACGAAAATGTAGCAAAACTGGAAAAGGCGGTACATCCGGCAGACAAAGCGCTGGTAGCCGCTATCCGTAAAGAAACAGAGCATTTGCAGGTGGCGTCGCTGCTCATCAGGGAAATTATCAACAATCAACTCGACCTTGCCAAGATAGAAGAACATCAGTTCAACGAAGTGAAAAATGAAAGCTTCAGCTTACGGGAATGCATGAACGAATGTATCCTGATGCTGCGCCCCATTGCATCATCGCGGAAAATCAACGTCGTGCTCAACTACGACGCACAACTGCCGGAATACATTCTTTCCGACAGCACCATCCTCAGCAAAATCATCAACAACCTGGCGTCCAACGCACTGAAATACGCCGTCAAAAATTCCGTTGTGCGGTTCAACGTGTTAAAGGCCGGCGATCATATCCACCTGGAAACACACAATGTGAGTTCGCTGGACCCGGAGCAGCTGCATGACATCTTTCTTCCTTTCGTGTCGCACGCCGGCAAGGAGCATATGGTGGAAAGCACAGGCCTTGGGTTATCCATCACCAAACAACTGGTAGAGAAAATCAACGGTACCATCACCGCCACCAATTCAAGCGGTACGACCAGCTTCCTGCTGGTCCTTCCGCTGAAAGCAGGCTTTAAAATACAGGAGAACGTTCACCCTGAACCGGTGGACGAAATATACCAGGATTATATTATCCTCGTGCTGGAAGATGATAAACTCAACCAGGCCTCTTTCCGCGCAGCCATTAAAAGCATGGGCGCCACGCCCTACTTTGCGGAAAACGGCGTAGAAGCGCTGGAACTGCTGAAGATGATCACCCCCGACCTGATCATCACCGACGGTAAAATGCCCGTCATGGATGGCAAAAATTTCCTGCTGGCGCTGCGGGCCACCGACGATGCCACCCGCCACATTCCCGCGATCGTTTCCTCCGGAGAAACATTTCTGCAGGAGCAGGAAGAGTTTATGGCCGCCGGCGCTACTGACTTCCTGCTAAAACCTTTTACAAGAAGAGAACTGGTGGACATCATCCGAAAACATCTGCCCAGCATAAAGCTGACGAAACCAATTCCATAA
- a CDS encoding DUF6493 family protein, translated as MTHLEELEQLLTAEREQDIVPFLQRLTPEERKTLTPGLAKLVTYYSEFVSPRPNTMTSRMTVLQAKMLTIATFVCYDKAAFQRTNFSFTLFRERLPEKIISWYMPGWFNEWMQEMAEKDALPGDLDYWQLLDLQARGALTLTPAMVVSRLPMAINGKHRLYEPARLFEAPATLSEHFWYLFEYPSNIHFSDNWTNSKKTGDTEPNWKGFILQYTGDGTIDRLRVLEECLKAVNRNFNKLQVGWFVDMLTLLKPSQAELEQLQPLLLQALNSPQSKAVGTALGYLKALAGNKEFNHQALLDHLPQVMAADKKNIITTTLQILEKAVKVRPEIKQRASLELCAAFLSKDEDLQAKAAKLIMQWADKHDAALREQLSQYSSSMLASTRNTFKDLLAEEQADVPAEAPEVTERLPLTGEHNRIVTGDLVFFASQVFENNATWHFDLLPAMLLAAQDNITTETLLQLEPALQRAATILKRPSGNTGLLDMTLAVFFLNYGKWMADNDAAYTARLNEVKQSQHWWRGRHELPELEHWKTSRTESAVYAPHRRLLILALKKVREKDPLPLLSTPTHEPGWIAPEVLVQRLGLYQSAGVSPDGLDLQIAIARCALQDTAAALALVAQWPAGEYRQLLTFLLDTAAMPQGPFTMEDAWMQAGLTKAPRTIYDAFAGFSYNRLPIALLNGDFEWKTGGKPYLAYGKYNAEKRDYDRYMSEELVMDITFPEGEILKGKLPLLQEYLNGVGEYFSVSITDVARLLLLTPNHPDVLLARVMRSCQRSSGYYEVNETGIVLNTLKTLHSLDIPPSEMMYLCIALSMLHADKTVKGYAAEYWSSRIPDRISSEKLGQTIGLQQRVGWAPMKRFTDLVATQTQISRQQNEALETLLTACLAVFTETPVKDLKKLLEVYGEVLAINNSSISNTAVIQLLTAWQGSSTVKKTAQQLLKRVVQA; from the coding sequence ATGACTCATCTGGAAGAACTGGAACAGCTGTTAACCGCAGAACGGGAACAGGACATTGTGCCGTTCCTGCAACGATTAACCCCCGAAGAAAGAAAAACGCTTACACCAGGGCTGGCCAAACTGGTGACATATTACTCAGAATTTGTGTCTCCGCGCCCGAACACAATGACGTCGCGTATGACCGTCCTGCAGGCGAAGATGTTGACGATCGCCACTTTTGTATGTTATGATAAAGCCGCTTTCCAGCGCACGAATTTTTCTTTTACGCTTTTCCGGGAACGTTTGCCGGAGAAAATCATTTCCTGGTACATGCCCGGCTGGTTCAATGAATGGATGCAGGAGATGGCGGAAAAGGACGCATTGCCCGGAGACCTGGACTACTGGCAGCTGCTGGACCTCCAGGCGAGAGGAGCGCTCACGCTGACACCTGCTATGGTAGTAAGCCGGCTCCCTATGGCGATCAACGGTAAGCACCGGCTATACGAACCGGCCAGGTTGTTTGAAGCGCCGGCTACCCTGTCGGAACATTTCTGGTACCTGTTCGAATATCCGTCAAACATACATTTCAGCGATAATTGGACCAACAGTAAGAAAACAGGAGATACGGAACCCAACTGGAAAGGTTTTATCCTGCAGTATACCGGTGATGGTACCATCGATCGCCTGCGGGTGCTGGAAGAATGCCTGAAGGCGGTGAACCGGAATTTCAATAAACTGCAGGTGGGCTGGTTTGTGGATATGCTAACGTTACTGAAACCATCCCAGGCAGAGTTGGAGCAGCTGCAGCCCCTGTTGTTGCAGGCACTGAACTCGCCGCAGTCCAAAGCAGTGGGCACTGCGCTGGGTTACCTGAAAGCCCTGGCCGGCAATAAGGAGTTTAACCATCAGGCTTTGCTTGATCATCTGCCGCAGGTGATGGCCGCCGATAAAAAGAACATTATTACTACCACGCTGCAAATACTGGAAAAAGCAGTTAAAGTGCGTCCGGAGATTAAACAGCGGGCTTCCCTGGAGCTGTGTGCCGCTTTCCTCTCAAAGGATGAGGACCTGCAGGCGAAAGCCGCCAAACTGATAATGCAGTGGGCGGATAAGCATGATGCTGCCTTACGGGAGCAACTTTCACAATACAGCAGCAGTATGCTCGCCAGTACCCGGAATACATTCAAAGACCTGTTGGCAGAAGAACAGGCAGACGTGCCAGCAGAAGCGCCGGAAGTTACAGAGCGGCTGCCTTTGACCGGAGAACATAACCGGATTGTTACCGGGGACCTGGTATTTTTTGCCAGCCAGGTATTTGAAAATAATGCCACCTGGCATTTTGATCTGCTGCCGGCCATGCTGTTGGCAGCGCAGGATAACATCACCACCGAAACACTGTTGCAGCTGGAACCGGCTTTGCAACGGGCGGCTACCATACTGAAACGCCCATCCGGTAACACGGGGTTGCTGGATATGACACTGGCTGTCTTCTTCCTGAATTACGGTAAATGGATGGCGGATAACGATGCCGCCTATACGGCCCGGCTGAATGAAGTGAAACAATCACAGCACTGGTGGCGTGGCCGTCATGAGTTGCCGGAGCTGGAGCACTGGAAGACGTCCCGCACGGAGAGCGCAGTATATGCGCCACACCGGAGACTACTGATACTGGCACTGAAAAAGGTCCGTGAGAAAGACCCGTTGCCGCTGCTTTCAACGCCCACGCATGAACCGGGGTGGATAGCTCCGGAGGTGCTGGTACAACGATTGGGCTTGTACCAGTCGGCCGGCGTATCACCGGACGGGCTGGACCTGCAGATAGCGATAGCACGTTGTGCGCTGCAGGATACTGCCGCTGCCCTGGCATTGGTGGCGCAATGGCCTGCCGGCGAATATCGGCAGTTACTGACTTTCCTGCTGGACACCGCTGCCATGCCGCAGGGCCCCTTCACCATGGAAGACGCCTGGATGCAGGCGGGGCTTACCAAAGCGCCCCGGACGATCTATGACGCTTTTGCCGGGTTTTCGTATAACCGCTTGCCGATAGCGCTGCTGAACGGAGACTTTGAATGGAAGACAGGCGGCAAGCCGTATTTGGCATATGGCAAGTATAACGCCGAGAAAAGGGATTACGACCGGTATATGTCAGAAGAGCTGGTGATGGATATCACTTTCCCTGAAGGGGAAATCCTGAAAGGGAAGTTGCCGTTATTGCAGGAATACCTGAACGGAGTGGGTGAGTATTTCTCCGTTTCCATTACGGATGTAGCCAGGCTGCTGCTGCTTACGCCCAATCATCCGGATGTGTTGCTGGCGCGGGTCATGAGATCCTGTCAGCGTTCTTCGGGATATTACGAGGTGAATGAAACAGGCATCGTGTTAAACACGCTGAAAACCCTGCACAGCCTGGACATACCGCCTTCAGAAATGATGTACCTCTGCATTGCGCTGAGTATGTTGCATGCCGATAAAACAGTCAAAGGATATGCCGCCGAATACTGGAGCAGCCGTATTCCTGACCGTATCAGCAGTGAGAAGCTGGGACAGACCATTGGTCTGCAGCAGCGGGTGGGCTGGGCGCCGATGAAACGCTTTACCGACCTGGTAGCTACGCAAACGCAAATCAGCCGGCAGCAGAACGAGGCGTTGGAAACACTGCTGACAGCCTGTCTTGCCGTGTTTACCGAAACACCGGTAAAAGACCTTAAAAAGCTGCTGGAAGTGTATGGCGAAGTGCTGGCGATCAACAACAGCAGTATCAGCAATACTGCTGTTATACAGCTGCTGACTGCATGGCAGGGCAGCAGTACCGTGAAAAAAACAGCGCAGCAGCTGTTAAAACGGGTAGTGCAGGCATAG
- a CDS encoding ABC transporter permease produces the protein MLRNYLKTAWRNVVNNKVYSALNIVGLGIGMAVGLLIILWVANEYSYDRFLPGHEQLYQVMKNNPDNNGGIRTVSTVSLPLTDVLRKDIPGIRYVAVTDWSINHGLVAGDKKLYLRGSGVSEDYLRMFRFSMLEGDAGSALQGPNSIVLCASTARALFGTTDVVNKLVRIDNQHDLKVTGVVQDVPANSTLQFKYLIPYSYLIQTQPWLQAARNDWGDNSSQAFVALEPGVSFEKVSAQIKDIIHRYDAKRKEEIFLHPMDRWRLYSDFENGKASGGFITYVQMFTLIGVLVLLIACINFVNLSTARSEKRAREVGVRKAIGSGRRDLVMQFLLESLMLTGLAAVLSIGMLQLALPLFNRVIDGSLHVPYDKLSAWGILLLFIVVTAVMAGSRPAFYLSSFEPVKVLKGGQQAGKSAVLPRKVMVVAQFAASVALIISTIIIYQQIQYAKKRPAGYNASGLLYTYISEDMKRNYHALRQELLQSGVVESVVRASNPVTSIWSRTVVEEWQGRRENQPLMVSEIAVSAGYFSAMGMHLKEGRDFYPLPANDSGYVIINEAAVKRMGLTAPVAGQHIRWRGGEPAVIAGVIKDAVMESPFKPVEPAVFAHRDDDAITLLYRLTDKVDMHTALAKIAPVFNKYNPGYAYDYTFAADSYNKKFKLEALSGQLAAIFAVLAVFISCLGLFGLAAYVAAQRTREIAIRKVMGASIVQLWLMLSKDFVTLVFIGCCIAVPVSFYSLQHWLDKYAYRIHIGPGVFMVAAGAALLITICTISYQTIRAALANPMHSLKAE, from the coding sequence ATGCTTCGTAATTATCTGAAAACCGCCTGGCGCAATGTTGTTAATAATAAAGTGTACAGCGCGCTGAATATTGTAGGTCTGGGTATCGGTATGGCCGTGGGTTTGCTGATCATCCTGTGGGTAGCAAACGAATATTCGTATGACCGGTTTTTACCGGGTCATGAACAGTTGTACCAGGTGATGAAAAACAACCCTGATAACAACGGGGGTATCAGGACGGTCAGTACCGTATCTCTTCCGCTGACGGATGTATTACGGAAAGATATTCCCGGTATCCGGTATGTGGCCGTAACGGACTGGTCTATCAATCACGGGCTGGTGGCAGGTGATAAAAAGCTGTATCTCCGCGGCAGCGGTGTAAGTGAAGATTACCTGCGTATGTTCCGCTTTTCGATGCTGGAGGGCGATGCCGGCAGCGCATTACAGGGCCCCAATTCCATTGTGTTGTGCGCTTCTACGGCCAGGGCATTGTTTGGGACCACAGATGTGGTAAATAAACTTGTTCGTATCGATAACCAACATGACCTGAAAGTGACGGGCGTGGTACAGGACGTACCCGCCAATTCCACCCTGCAGTTTAAATACCTGATACCTTATTCCTACCTGATACAGACGCAGCCCTGGCTGCAGGCGGCGCGTAACGACTGGGGCGATAACTCTTCCCAGGCCTTTGTAGCGCTGGAGCCGGGCGTATCTTTCGAAAAAGTGTCGGCGCAGATAAAAGATATTATCCATCGTTATGATGCCAAAAGGAAAGAGGAAATTTTCCTGCATCCGATGGACAGGTGGCGGCTTTACAGCGATTTTGAGAACGGAAAAGCGAGCGGCGGTTTTATCACCTATGTGCAGATGTTTACGCTGATAGGCGTATTGGTGTTACTGATTGCCTGTATCAATTTTGTGAATCTGTCGACCGCGCGTTCGGAAAAGCGTGCCAGGGAAGTGGGCGTGCGTAAGGCCATTGGTTCGGGGCGGCGTGACCTGGTGATGCAGTTTTTGCTGGAGTCGCTAATGCTGACGGGACTGGCCGCTGTGTTGAGCATTGGTATGCTGCAATTGGCATTGCCGCTCTTTAACAGGGTGATCGACGGTAGCCTGCACGTTCCTTACGATAAGTTGTCTGCCTGGGGCATACTGTTGTTATTTATTGTAGTTACGGCTGTTATGGCAGGGAGCAGGCCTGCTTTTTATTTATCGTCTTTTGAACCGGTGAAGGTGCTGAAAGGTGGTCAACAGGCGGGCAAATCGGCGGTGCTGCCCCGCAAGGTGATGGTAGTGGCGCAGTTTGCGGCCTCTGTAGCTTTGATCATTAGTACCATCATTATTTATCAGCAGATTCAATATGCAAAGAAACGACCGGCGGGATATAACGCTTCCGGTTTGTTATACACTTATATCAGTGAAGATATGAAACGGAACTATCACGCGTTGCGGCAGGAATTACTGCAGAGCGGCGTGGTGGAAAGCGTGGTAAGGGCATCCAATCCGGTCACTTCCATCTGGTCGCGTACGGTGGTGGAAGAGTGGCAGGGGCGCCGGGAAAATCAGCCGCTGATGGTGTCAGAAATTGCGGTATCGGCAGGTTATTTCTCTGCGATGGGTATGCACCTCAAGGAAGGGCGTGATTTTTATCCGTTACCGGCTAATGATTCAGGGTATGTGATCATCAATGAAGCGGCCGTTAAGCGTATGGGGCTTACAGCGCCTGTGGCCGGCCAGCATATCCGCTGGAGAGGAGGGGAGCCTGCTGTTATCGCGGGCGTGATAAAAGATGCTGTGATGGAGTCGCCGTTCAAGCCTGTGGAACCGGCGGTATTCGCTCATCGTGATGATGATGCTATTACCCTGTTATACCGGCTGACAGACAAAGTGGACATGCATACGGCGCTGGCGAAGATCGCCCCGGTTTTTAATAAATATAACCCGGGTTACGCTTATGACTATACGTTTGCGGCTGACAGCTATAATAAGAAGTTTAAGCTGGAGGCCTTGTCTGGTCAGCTGGCGGCTATTTTTGCGGTGCTGGCCGTTTTTATTTCGTGCCTGGGTTTGTTTGGCCTGGCGGCTTATGTGGCTGCACAGCGGACCCGTGAGATCGCCATCCGTAAAGTAATGGGGGCCTCTATTGTACAACTGTGGCTGATGTTATCGAAGGATTTTGTCACGCTGGTGTTTATTGGTTGTTGCATCGCGGTGCCGGTATCCTTTTACAGCCTGCAGCACTGGCTGGATAAGTATGCCTATCGTATCCATATCGGTCCGGGTGTGTTTATGGTGGCGGCAGGAGCTGCGCTGCTCATTACTATCTGCACTATCAGCTATCAGACTATCCGTGCAGCGCTGGCCAACCCGATGCACAGTCTGAAAGCGGAATAA
- a CDS encoding SWIM zinc finger family protein translates to MIPESNTISYSYPAPSAFIAGGESRLLLAGYSELEKSSGPAFFEGSLEQPYITARCLIALSNVVRSSFTLSPAQAGLMKDPIVTAGAEKLRFEGFSQCAGVYARVDVLPGGHRGTFPANGTVNVDFNQPMINALHAVGRSDTMQLTVNATAISVQSQPEERITEKKVPLPVKWIKGLTTVQLFLAASEKVHTLNKVQLRQLFQGIPAGTVKADYYLAVRGNRPAFSPVKTANAVCVGGIHRLRLLEPLLPLAEALQVFVHPDMQSTTWQLYFGNVRFSLSLSREAWRGFSGEGAALDALVADVPERLISAMDKYGHVNQEFNATLLAVEEQAGFEQIDQLTARLAAMGLLGFDLDDNVYFYRRLPFKLNRIMSLNPRMKDAEQLLAEDKVGIVSQKENKTEARVAGSGVTHTVVIEDDLARCTCTWFAKHQGERGPCKHILAVRKKIN, encoded by the coding sequence ATGATACCCGAAAGCAACACTATCAGTTACAGTTACCCGGCGCCATCGGCCTTTATTGCAGGGGGCGAATCCCGCCTGCTGCTGGCGGGTTACAGTGAATTAGAAAAATCGTCCGGTCCGGCTTTCTTCGAAGGCAGCCTGGAACAACCTTATATCACCGCCCGTTGCCTGATCGCTTTATCCAATGTGGTGCGGTCGTCATTTACCTTGTCACCGGCGCAGGCCGGCCTGATGAAAGACCCGATTGTGACGGCAGGTGCGGAGAAATTGCGTTTTGAAGGCTTTTCGCAATGTGCCGGCGTGTATGCGCGGGTGGATGTGCTGCCGGGCGGCCATCGTGGTACTTTCCCTGCCAACGGCACGGTGAACGTGGATTTTAATCAGCCGATGATCAATGCGCTGCATGCTGTGGGGAGAAGTGATACCATGCAGCTGACAGTGAATGCCACAGCGATCAGCGTACAAAGCCAGCCGGAGGAGCGTATTACAGAGAAGAAGGTGCCTTTGCCGGTGAAATGGATCAAAGGCCTGACGACGGTGCAGCTGTTCCTGGCGGCATCGGAGAAAGTGCATACGTTGAATAAAGTGCAGCTGCGGCAGCTGTTTCAGGGCATCCCGGCGGGTACCGTGAAGGCAGATTATTACCTGGCCGTGCGGGGCAACAGGCCCGCTTTTTCGCCGGTGAAAACAGCGAATGCCGTTTGTGTGGGCGGTATACACCGGCTGCGTTTACTGGAGCCACTGCTGCCACTGGCAGAAGCGCTGCAGGTGTTTGTGCATCCCGACATGCAGAGCACTACATGGCAACTGTATTTTGGTAACGTACGCTTCAGTCTTAGCCTGTCGCGCGAAGCCTGGCGCGGTTTTTCCGGTGAAGGCGCCGCGCTGGACGCGCTGGTGGCAGACGTGCCTGAACGGCTGATCAGCGCTATGGATAAATATGGTCATGTGAACCAGGAGTTCAACGCCACGTTGCTGGCGGTGGAGGAACAAGCCGGCTTTGAACAGATAGACCAGCTGACGGCCCGCCTCGCAGCGATGGGTTTACTCGGGTTTGACCTTGACGACAATGTCTACTTTTACCGCCGTCTGCCTTTTAAGCTCAACAGGATCATGAGCCTGAACCCGCGCATGAAAGATGCGGAGCAGCTGCTGGCAGAAGACAAGGTGGGCATCGTTTCACAAAAAGAAAACAAAACGGAAGCGCGGGTTGCCGGCAGCGGTGTTACCCACACCGTGGTGATAGAAGACGATCTGGCCCGCTGTACCTGCACGTGGTTTGCCAAACACCAGGGAGAACGCGGTCCGTGTAAACATATTCTTGCTGTACGAAAAAAAATAAACTGA
- a CDS encoding GlxA family transcriptional regulator has protein sequence MSVSKKLVVIVAMEGTALLDIAGPCDVFSQANKILRNDAQQPGDGYEILLASAVEDHHLKTQSGVELVCPVTIEELDRPIDTLLIAGLGTEFLQYNLHHFYEWLNKVYPRLRRIGSVCIGAYALARAGILRGRRATTHWQYTQDFQDRHPEVQLDTNPFYTRDGNVYTSGGLASGIDLAFALLEEDYGRDLAAQVAKRMVIYLKRPGYQTQFGELLDHHRLANTLAGKLRPWMTQELHQDLSVERLAAQANMSPRNFARVFLRESGLTPAKFVEKLRVETARKYLEESDLSIEQIAEKCGLGGMVSMRRVFLRHISVSPSDYRRNFRTSLHA, from the coding sequence ATGTCCGTGTCCAAAAAACTGGTTGTTATCGTAGCAATGGAGGGTACCGCCCTGCTGGACATTGCGGGGCCCTGCGATGTTTTCTCGCAGGCCAATAAAATACTCCGCAACGACGCGCAGCAACCGGGGGATGGTTATGAGATACTGCTGGCTTCGGCAGTAGAAGATCATCACCTGAAAACGCAGAGCGGCGTGGAGCTGGTATGCCCGGTAACGATCGAAGAACTGGACCGCCCTATCGATACGCTGCTGATTGCCGGGCTGGGCACAGAATTTCTGCAATACAACCTGCACCATTTTTACGAATGGCTGAATAAAGTATATCCCCGCCTGCGCCGTATAGGCTCCGTCTGTATCGGCGCTTACGCGCTGGCGCGGGCAGGGATACTGCGTGGTCGCCGCGCCACTACCCACTGGCAATACACGCAGGATTTCCAGGACCGGCATCCTGAGGTACAGCTGGACACCAACCCGTTTTATACACGTGACGGGAACGTATATACGTCCGGTGGCCTGGCTTCCGGTATCGACCTGGCTTTTGCCCTGCTGGAAGAAGATTATGGCCGGGACCTGGCAGCCCAGGTCGCCAAAAGGATGGTCATCTACCTGAAAAGGCCAGGGTACCAAACGCAGTTCGGAGAGCTGCTGGACCACCACCGGCTGGCCAATACGCTCGCCGGTAAATTGCGGCCCTGGATGACACAAGAGCTGCATCAGGACCTGAGCGTGGAGCGCCTGGCCGCACAGGCCAATATGAGCCCCCGTAACTTCGCCCGCGTTTTCCTCCGTGAGTCTGGCCTCACTCCCGCCAAATTTGTGGAAAAGCTACGGGTGGAAACCGCCCGCAAGTATCTCGAAGAAAGCGACCTCAGTATAGAACAGATCGCCGAAAAATGCGGCCTCGGCGGGATGGTCTCCATGCGCCGCGTCTTCCTCCGCCATATCTCCGTTTCCCCGAGCGACTACCGCCGCAATTTCCGCACCTCCCTGCACGCTTGA